The following are encoded together in the Diachasmimorpha longicaudata isolate KC_UGA_2023 chromosome 3, iyDiaLong2, whole genome shotgun sequence genome:
- the LOC135160992 gene encoding uncharacterized protein LOC135160992: MNIDTTTRVQCQKVCNRWWDIIKTTWCAVRHVVILSTSSTVRNHVIDGTGDTVTIVSPAIDSLEQGLHRQHAVRFLKTVNPANRQRFLTLIVHPRTPLSSQVDECHYNIISQCSRLTSLTTEVVDADMIKLISESKTLQELTLNYNGDSYVHSSMWDPLIELTTLKKLAILSRVEVRSGRCVQLQLPLGTAFLGKVALNLRKLESISIGASVYLTDGGMKWLTFLPCLKEVRINCCALLTGKFLEELQHVEVVILTGCGIRDEGVIPLLKASRTLRKLGLGGTAITNDTIVAAIQETWKRTNGIVLTLDVSCTYTDVSAFQETPPLLELII; encoded by the exons ATGAATATCGATACAACGACCAGGGTTCAGTGTCAAAAAG TATGTAATCGTTGGTGGGACATCATCAAGACTACCTGGTGTGCAGTGCGACACGTCGTGATCCTCAGTACTAGTTCCACCGTTCGCAATCATGTAATCGATGGAACCGGTGATACTGTTACGATTGTATCACCAGCCATCGATTCCCTGGAGCAGGGACTGCATCGTCAAC atGCTGTCCGGTTCCTCAAGACTGTAAACCCGGCAAATCGGCAAAGATTTTTAACTCTAATCGTGCATCCCAGGACACCACTGTCATCTCAGGTTGATGAGTGTCATTACAATATCATCTCCCAGTGTAGTCGGCTGACGTCTCTGACGACTGAAGTGGTGGATGCAGACATGATAAAACTGATTAGTGAAAGTAAGACCCTGCAAGAGCTGACTTTGAACTACAATGGAGATTCTTATGTGCATTCATCAATGTGGGATCCTCTTATTGAACTGACAACCCTGAAAAAGCTCGCCATTCTCTCTAGAGTAGAAGTGCGCTCTGGCCGGTGTGTACAACTGCAATTACCTCTGGGGACAGCATTCCTTGGCAAAGTGGCACTCAACCTTCGGAAATTGGAATCGATTTCAATTGGAG CTTCCGTATACTTAACCGACGGTGGTATGAAGTGGCTGACCTTTCTACCGTGTTTAAAAGAAGTGAGGATTAATTGCTGCGCCTTGTTGACCGGCAAATTCCTCGAGGAGTTGCAACATGTGGAAGTCGTGATTTTGACGGGCTGCGGGATCAGGGATGAAGGAGTAATACCATTACTAAAGGCTTCGCGTACTCTACGAAAGCTTGGTCTTGGAGGCACTGCTATCACCAACGACACCATCGTGGCTGCCATTCAGGAGACATGGAAACGCACCAACGGAATCGTCTTGACTCTGGACGTCAGTTGCACATATACTGATGTGAGTGCCTTCCAGGAGACCCCTCCACTTTTGGAACTTATTATTTAA
- the LOC135160964 gene encoding poly [ADP-ribose] polymerase isoform X1, with amino-acid sequence MGDHLPFFAEYAKSGRSSCKACKTSIPKEALRIAKVVQKPANRIFNKNTAEHPYNFYHFLAGFFHEIWSAFHDGVQQNWFHERCFWSKAKVKTAGDIANLENLVWEDQEKIRNRITSTDTPDAASSGSSSSRKRPISQENSDFSVAHAKSNRSTCVGCETPIHKGDVRISKLDFESATGQKLNGVARWHHVDCFVKLRSSLEFYNSAETLPGFKTLNKDEQKDLKSKLPKMKAADIPPPPKKMKEEPVDEEEVKQMKKQNEKLFKLREKLQTITKNDQVELMEYNGQYVPSDSAQLLNTLADQMIFGALKHCKKCSGGLQFVSGQGYKCMGDLTEWTKCEEITQNPERSKFKIPKDLKEAIPFLATFKPKIERRILRITAPSTSKGVKKEEEASGPAVNRGPMPLKGMEFFIAGKTIKSKEDLRKDIMNLGGQVVSRVHENLAAVIADEKTMKKGAKAFDNAQLYEVQVVPEDFVDEAKDFKETPITLITKKNIAPWGGDPTTRISVTMEKSSSSSRGKSMYEKKSSGKVKLRVKGGGAVDPASGLEDVAGIYQTGKDKYTVTLGLTDIQSGKNSYYKLQVLKHDRQEKYWLFRSWGRIGTTIGGDTCDELAVENAIKTFKTLYREKSGNEWEAREYFVKYPGKMYPIDVDEDDESSNIESLESEIKSKLKKPVQDLVKLIFDINLMKKVMKEYELDTDKMPLGKLSKKQLQKAFGVLKEVQELLTKGDPDRVLLIDASNRFYTLVPHSFGVGEPTILDNEILIQSKCQMLDSLMEMEIAYNLLNVKSETGKSPIDAHYEQLNTDIDVLDRESKEFKIIEEYVTNTHAATHTMYNLDIQDVFVIKRQGEEKRFKPFRKLPNRKLLWHGSRTTNYAGILSQGLRIAPPEAPVTGYMFGKGIYFADMVSKSANYCCTNSQNPTGLLMLCEVALGNMYERLQADYIEKLPKNKHSTFGRGQTHPDPSKTHVMEDGLEVPCGPGVPAKLPGPSSLLYNEYIVYDVGQVQAKYLIRMNFKYKM; translated from the exons ATGGGCGATCATCTGCCATTTTTTGCCGAATATGCAAAAAGTGGAAGATCTTCCTGTAAAGCATGCAAAACTTCCATTCCCAAGGAAGCATTGAGAATCGCCAAAGTCGTCCAG aaGCCTGCtaatagaattttcaataaaaataccgcAGAACATCCATACAATTTCTACCATTTCTTGGctggattttttcatgaaatatgg AGCGCCTTCCATGATGGGGTGCAGCAGAATTGGTTCCACGAGCGGTGTTTTTGGTCAAAGGCAAAAGTAAAAACCGCTGGAGATATTGCGAACCTCGAAAACCTCGTCTGGGAAGACCAGGAGAAGATTCGCAATCGTATTACCTCCACAGATACCCCAGATGCAGCATCAAGTGGTTCAAGCTCGTCCCGCAAGCGCCCCATCTCTCAGGAAAACTCCGACTTCTCCGTGGCGCATGCCAAGTCCAATCGTTCTACGTGCGTAGGTTGTGAGACTCCAATCCACAAAGGTGACGTTCGCATCTCCAAATTGGACTTTGAGAGTGCGACAGGCCAAAAACTGAATGGAGTGGCACGCTGGCATCACGTGGACTGCTTTGTCAAGCTCCGGTCTTCCCTGGAGTTCTACAATTCCGCTGAGACGCTCCCAGGATTCAAAACCCTCAACAAGGATGAACAGAAAGATCTCAAGTCTAAACTTCCAAAAATGAAAGCTGCCGACATTCCTCCACCCCCGAAGAAAATGAAGGAAGAGCCCGtcgatgaggaagaggttaaACAAATGAAGAAGCAGAATGAAAAGCTCTTTAAACTTCGTGAGAAGCTGCAAACAATAACAAAAAACGACCAGGTTGAGCTGATGGAGTATAACGGCCAGTATGTCCCTTCTGATAGCGCCCAATTGCTGAATACCCTTGCCGACCAGATGATTTTTGGTGCCCTCAAGCATTGCAAAAAGTGTTCAGGAGGTCTACAATTCGTCTCCGGACAGGGTTACAAATGCATGGGTGACTTGACCGAATGGACAAAGTGCGAGGAAATCACGCAAAATCCAGAGAGATCAAAATTTAAGATACCTAAGGACTTGAAAGAGGCAATCCCGTTCTTGGCTACATTTAAACCCAAGATCGAGCGGCGTATCTTGAGGATAACCGCACCATCAACATCAAAAGGGGTCAAGAAAGAGGAGGAAGCCTCAGGACCAGCGGTGAATCGTGGCCCAATGCCCCTTAAAGGAATGGAATTCTTCATTGCTGGTAAGACTATCAAGAGCAAAGAGGATCTCAGGAAGGACATTATGAACCTGGGAGGACAGGTGGTGTCTAGAGTCCACGAGAATTTGGCTGCTGTCATTGCTGATGAGAAAACCATGAAGAAAGGAGCCAAAGCATTTGACAATGCGCAGCTGTATGAAGTCCAAGTTGTCCCCGAGGACTTTGTGGATGAGGCAAAGGACTTTAAGGAGACCCCAATCACTCTCATAACCAAAAAGAATATTGCACCTTGGGGAGGTGATCCTACCACAAGAATTTCTGTCACCATGGAgaaatcatcatcatcatcgcgGGGGAAGAGCATGTACGAGAAGAAATCCTCAGGGAAAGTTAAACTGAGGGTTAAAGGAGGTGGGGCGGTTGATCCTGCGAGTGGGCTTGAAGACGTTGCTGGAATTTACCAGACGGGAAAGGACAAGTACACAGTCACACTGGGTTTGACTGACATACAATCAGGGAAAAACAGTTACTACAAGCTACAGGTACTCAAGCACGATAGACAGGAAAAATACTGGCTGTTCAGAAGCTGGGGGAGGATTGGAACAACTATTGGTGGCGATACGTGCGACGAGCTGGCCGTGGAGAACGCCATAAAAACGTTCAAGACCCTGTATCGAGAGAAATCCGGAAATGAGTGGGAGGCTCGTGAATATTTTGTCAAGTATCCGGGGAAAATGTATCCCATCGATGTCGATGAGGATGATGAATCATCCAATATTGAGAGCCTTGAGTCAGAGATCAAGAGTAAACTCAAAAAACCTGTCCAAGACCTGGTGAAGCTCATATTCGATATCAATCTCATGAAGAAGGTTATGAAGGAGTATGAACTGGATACTGATAAGATGCCATTGGGCAAATTATCGAAGAAGCAGCTGCAGAAGGCTTTTGGAGTATTGAAGGAGGTACAGGAACTATTGACCAAAGGTGATCCTGACAGGGTACTACTGATTGACGCTTCAAACAGGTTTTACACACTTGTGCCACATTCCTTTGGCGTTGGTGAGCCAACGATTTTGGATAATGAGATCCTCATTCAATCGAAATGCCAGATGCTGGATTCACTCATGGAAATGGAAATAGCTTACAACTTGCTCAATGTTAAATCAGAGACTGGAAAGAGTCCTATTGATGCCCATTATGAACAGTTGAATACTGATATCGATGTCTTGGATAGAGAGAGCAAGGAgttcaaaattattgaggaGTATGTCACAAATACTCATGCTGCTACCCACACCATGTACAATCTGGATATTCAGGATGTCTTCGTAATTAAGAGACAGGGGGAGGAGAAGCGATTCAAGCCATTCCGAAAATTACCAAACAGAAAGCTGCTTTGGCACGGTTCCAGAACCACCAATTACGCTGGTATTCTATCTCAGGGATTGAGGATTGCACCACCGGAGGCACCTGTCACTGGTTATATGTTCGGTAAGGGTATTTACTTTGCTGATATGGTGTCCAAGTCAGCGAATTACTGTTGTACCAACAGCCAGAATCCCACTGGACTTCTAATGCTATGTGAGGTAGCCCTTGGAAATATGTATGAGAGACTTCAAGCCGATTATATCGAGAAATTGCCAAAGAATAAGCACTCGACATTTGGTAGGGGACAGACTCATCCTGATCCATCCAAGACTCACGTCATGGAGGATGGACTGGAGGTCCCTTGTGGACCTGGGGTACCTGCTAAACTTCCAGGACCGAGCTCACTGCTCTATAACGAGTATATTGTTTATGATGTTGGGCAAGTCCAGGCTAAATACCTCATTCGCATGAACTTCAAGTACAAAATGTAA
- the LOC135160964 gene encoding poly [ADP-ribose] polymerase isoform X3 translates to MQNFHSQGSIENRQSRPEHPYNFYHFLAGFFHEIWSAFHDGVQQNWFHERCFWSKAKVKTAGDIANLENLVWEDQEKIRNRITSTDTPDAASSGSSSSRKRPISQENSDFSVAHAKSNRSTCVGCETPIHKGDVRISKLDFESATGQKLNGVARWHHVDCFVKLRSSLEFYNSAETLPGFKTLNKDEQKDLKSKLPKMKAADIPPPPKKMKEEPVDEEEVKQMKKQNEKLFKLREKLQTITKNDQVELMEYNGQYVPSDSAQLLNTLADQMIFGALKHCKKCSGGLQFVSGQGYKCMGDLTEWTKCEEITQNPERSKFKIPKDLKEAIPFLATFKPKIERRILRITAPSTSKGVKKEEEASGPAVNRGPMPLKGMEFFIAGKTIKSKEDLRKDIMNLGGQVVSRVHENLAAVIADEKTMKKGAKAFDNAQLYEVQVVPEDFVDEAKDFKETPITLITKKNIAPWGGDPTTRISVTMEKSSSSSRGKSMYEKKSSGKVKLRVKGGGAVDPASGLEDVAGIYQTGKDKYTVTLGLTDIQSGKNSYYKLQVLKHDRQEKYWLFRSWGRIGTTIGGDTCDELAVENAIKTFKTLYREKSGNEWEAREYFVKYPGKMYPIDVDEDDESSNIESLESEIKSKLKKPVQDLVKLIFDINLMKKVMKEYELDTDKMPLGKLSKKQLQKAFGVLKEVQELLTKGDPDRVLLIDASNRFYTLVPHSFGVGEPTILDNEILIQSKCQMLDSLMEMEIAYNLLNVKSETGKSPIDAHYEQLNTDIDVLDRESKEFKIIEEYVTNTHAATHTMYNLDIQDVFVIKRQGEEKRFKPFRKLPNRKLLWHGSRTTNYAGILSQGLRIAPPEAPVTGYMFGKGIYFADMVSKSANYCCTNSQNPTGLLMLCEVALGNMYERLQADYIEKLPKNKHSTFGRGQTHPDPSKTHVMEDGLEVPCGPGVPAKLPGPSSLLYNEYIVYDVGQVQAKYLIRMNFKYKM, encoded by the exons ATGCAAAACTTCCATTCCCAAGGAAGCATTGAGAATCGCCAAAGTCGTCCAG AACATCCATACAATTTCTACCATTTCTTGGctggattttttcatgaaatatgg AGCGCCTTCCATGATGGGGTGCAGCAGAATTGGTTCCACGAGCGGTGTTTTTGGTCAAAGGCAAAAGTAAAAACCGCTGGAGATATTGCGAACCTCGAAAACCTCGTCTGGGAAGACCAGGAGAAGATTCGCAATCGTATTACCTCCACAGATACCCCAGATGCAGCATCAAGTGGTTCAAGCTCGTCCCGCAAGCGCCCCATCTCTCAGGAAAACTCCGACTTCTCCGTGGCGCATGCCAAGTCCAATCGTTCTACGTGCGTAGGTTGTGAGACTCCAATCCACAAAGGTGACGTTCGCATCTCCAAATTGGACTTTGAGAGTGCGACAGGCCAAAAACTGAATGGAGTGGCACGCTGGCATCACGTGGACTGCTTTGTCAAGCTCCGGTCTTCCCTGGAGTTCTACAATTCCGCTGAGACGCTCCCAGGATTCAAAACCCTCAACAAGGATGAACAGAAAGATCTCAAGTCTAAACTTCCAAAAATGAAAGCTGCCGACATTCCTCCACCCCCGAAGAAAATGAAGGAAGAGCCCGtcgatgaggaagaggttaaACAAATGAAGAAGCAGAATGAAAAGCTCTTTAAACTTCGTGAGAAGCTGCAAACAATAACAAAAAACGACCAGGTTGAGCTGATGGAGTATAACGGCCAGTATGTCCCTTCTGATAGCGCCCAATTGCTGAATACCCTTGCCGACCAGATGATTTTTGGTGCCCTCAAGCATTGCAAAAAGTGTTCAGGAGGTCTACAATTCGTCTCCGGACAGGGTTACAAATGCATGGGTGACTTGACCGAATGGACAAAGTGCGAGGAAATCACGCAAAATCCAGAGAGATCAAAATTTAAGATACCTAAGGACTTGAAAGAGGCAATCCCGTTCTTGGCTACATTTAAACCCAAGATCGAGCGGCGTATCTTGAGGATAACCGCACCATCAACATCAAAAGGGGTCAAGAAAGAGGAGGAAGCCTCAGGACCAGCGGTGAATCGTGGCCCAATGCCCCTTAAAGGAATGGAATTCTTCATTGCTGGTAAGACTATCAAGAGCAAAGAGGATCTCAGGAAGGACATTATGAACCTGGGAGGACAGGTGGTGTCTAGAGTCCACGAGAATTTGGCTGCTGTCATTGCTGATGAGAAAACCATGAAGAAAGGAGCCAAAGCATTTGACAATGCGCAGCTGTATGAAGTCCAAGTTGTCCCCGAGGACTTTGTGGATGAGGCAAAGGACTTTAAGGAGACCCCAATCACTCTCATAACCAAAAAGAATATTGCACCTTGGGGAGGTGATCCTACCACAAGAATTTCTGTCACCATGGAgaaatcatcatcatcatcgcgGGGGAAGAGCATGTACGAGAAGAAATCCTCAGGGAAAGTTAAACTGAGGGTTAAAGGAGGTGGGGCGGTTGATCCTGCGAGTGGGCTTGAAGACGTTGCTGGAATTTACCAGACGGGAAAGGACAAGTACACAGTCACACTGGGTTTGACTGACATACAATCAGGGAAAAACAGTTACTACAAGCTACAGGTACTCAAGCACGATAGACAGGAAAAATACTGGCTGTTCAGAAGCTGGGGGAGGATTGGAACAACTATTGGTGGCGATACGTGCGACGAGCTGGCCGTGGAGAACGCCATAAAAACGTTCAAGACCCTGTATCGAGAGAAATCCGGAAATGAGTGGGAGGCTCGTGAATATTTTGTCAAGTATCCGGGGAAAATGTATCCCATCGATGTCGATGAGGATGATGAATCATCCAATATTGAGAGCCTTGAGTCAGAGATCAAGAGTAAACTCAAAAAACCTGTCCAAGACCTGGTGAAGCTCATATTCGATATCAATCTCATGAAGAAGGTTATGAAGGAGTATGAACTGGATACTGATAAGATGCCATTGGGCAAATTATCGAAGAAGCAGCTGCAGAAGGCTTTTGGAGTATTGAAGGAGGTACAGGAACTATTGACCAAAGGTGATCCTGACAGGGTACTACTGATTGACGCTTCAAACAGGTTTTACACACTTGTGCCACATTCCTTTGGCGTTGGTGAGCCAACGATTTTGGATAATGAGATCCTCATTCAATCGAAATGCCAGATGCTGGATTCACTCATGGAAATGGAAATAGCTTACAACTTGCTCAATGTTAAATCAGAGACTGGAAAGAGTCCTATTGATGCCCATTATGAACAGTTGAATACTGATATCGATGTCTTGGATAGAGAGAGCAAGGAgttcaaaattattgaggaGTATGTCACAAATACTCATGCTGCTACCCACACCATGTACAATCTGGATATTCAGGATGTCTTCGTAATTAAGAGACAGGGGGAGGAGAAGCGATTCAAGCCATTCCGAAAATTACCAAACAGAAAGCTGCTTTGGCACGGTTCCAGAACCACCAATTACGCTGGTATTCTATCTCAGGGATTGAGGATTGCACCACCGGAGGCACCTGTCACTGGTTATATGTTCGGTAAGGGTATTTACTTTGCTGATATGGTGTCCAAGTCAGCGAATTACTGTTGTACCAACAGCCAGAATCCCACTGGACTTCTAATGCTATGTGAGGTAGCCCTTGGAAATATGTATGAGAGACTTCAAGCCGATTATATCGAGAAATTGCCAAAGAATAAGCACTCGACATTTGGTAGGGGACAGACTCATCCTGATCCATCCAAGACTCACGTCATGGAGGATGGACTGGAGGTCCCTTGTGGACCTGGGGTACCTGCTAAACTTCCAGGACCGAGCTCACTGCTCTATAACGAGTATATTGTTTATGATGTTGGGCAAGTCCAGGCTAAATACCTCATTCGCATGAACTTCAAGTACAAAATGTAA
- the LOC135160964 gene encoding poly [ADP-ribose] polymerase isoform X2, giving the protein MGDHLPFFAEYAKSGRSSCKACKTSIPKEALRIAKVVQSAFHDGVQQNWFHERCFWSKAKVKTAGDIANLENLVWEDQEKIRNRITSTDTPDAASSGSSSSRKRPISQENSDFSVAHAKSNRSTCVGCETPIHKGDVRISKLDFESATGQKLNGVARWHHVDCFVKLRSSLEFYNSAETLPGFKTLNKDEQKDLKSKLPKMKAADIPPPPKKMKEEPVDEEEVKQMKKQNEKLFKLREKLQTITKNDQVELMEYNGQYVPSDSAQLLNTLADQMIFGALKHCKKCSGGLQFVSGQGYKCMGDLTEWTKCEEITQNPERSKFKIPKDLKEAIPFLATFKPKIERRILRITAPSTSKGVKKEEEASGPAVNRGPMPLKGMEFFIAGKTIKSKEDLRKDIMNLGGQVVSRVHENLAAVIADEKTMKKGAKAFDNAQLYEVQVVPEDFVDEAKDFKETPITLITKKNIAPWGGDPTTRISVTMEKSSSSSRGKSMYEKKSSGKVKLRVKGGGAVDPASGLEDVAGIYQTGKDKYTVTLGLTDIQSGKNSYYKLQVLKHDRQEKYWLFRSWGRIGTTIGGDTCDELAVENAIKTFKTLYREKSGNEWEAREYFVKYPGKMYPIDVDEDDESSNIESLESEIKSKLKKPVQDLVKLIFDINLMKKVMKEYELDTDKMPLGKLSKKQLQKAFGVLKEVQELLTKGDPDRVLLIDASNRFYTLVPHSFGVGEPTILDNEILIQSKCQMLDSLMEMEIAYNLLNVKSETGKSPIDAHYEQLNTDIDVLDRESKEFKIIEEYVTNTHAATHTMYNLDIQDVFVIKRQGEEKRFKPFRKLPNRKLLWHGSRTTNYAGILSQGLRIAPPEAPVTGYMFGKGIYFADMVSKSANYCCTNSQNPTGLLMLCEVALGNMYERLQADYIEKLPKNKHSTFGRGQTHPDPSKTHVMEDGLEVPCGPGVPAKLPGPSSLLYNEYIVYDVGQVQAKYLIRMNFKYKM; this is encoded by the exons ATGGGCGATCATCTGCCATTTTTTGCCGAATATGCAAAAAGTGGAAGATCTTCCTGTAAAGCATGCAAAACTTCCATTCCCAAGGAAGCATTGAGAATCGCCAAAGTCGTCCAG AGCGCCTTCCATGATGGGGTGCAGCAGAATTGGTTCCACGAGCGGTGTTTTTGGTCAAAGGCAAAAGTAAAAACCGCTGGAGATATTGCGAACCTCGAAAACCTCGTCTGGGAAGACCAGGAGAAGATTCGCAATCGTATTACCTCCACAGATACCCCAGATGCAGCATCAAGTGGTTCAAGCTCGTCCCGCAAGCGCCCCATCTCTCAGGAAAACTCCGACTTCTCCGTGGCGCATGCCAAGTCCAATCGTTCTACGTGCGTAGGTTGTGAGACTCCAATCCACAAAGGTGACGTTCGCATCTCCAAATTGGACTTTGAGAGTGCGACAGGCCAAAAACTGAATGGAGTGGCACGCTGGCATCACGTGGACTGCTTTGTCAAGCTCCGGTCTTCCCTGGAGTTCTACAATTCCGCTGAGACGCTCCCAGGATTCAAAACCCTCAACAAGGATGAACAGAAAGATCTCAAGTCTAAACTTCCAAAAATGAAAGCTGCCGACATTCCTCCACCCCCGAAGAAAATGAAGGAAGAGCCCGtcgatgaggaagaggttaaACAAATGAAGAAGCAGAATGAAAAGCTCTTTAAACTTCGTGAGAAGCTGCAAACAATAACAAAAAACGACCAGGTTGAGCTGATGGAGTATAACGGCCAGTATGTCCCTTCTGATAGCGCCCAATTGCTGAATACCCTTGCCGACCAGATGATTTTTGGTGCCCTCAAGCATTGCAAAAAGTGTTCAGGAGGTCTACAATTCGTCTCCGGACAGGGTTACAAATGCATGGGTGACTTGACCGAATGGACAAAGTGCGAGGAAATCACGCAAAATCCAGAGAGATCAAAATTTAAGATACCTAAGGACTTGAAAGAGGCAATCCCGTTCTTGGCTACATTTAAACCCAAGATCGAGCGGCGTATCTTGAGGATAACCGCACCATCAACATCAAAAGGGGTCAAGAAAGAGGAGGAAGCCTCAGGACCAGCGGTGAATCGTGGCCCAATGCCCCTTAAAGGAATGGAATTCTTCATTGCTGGTAAGACTATCAAGAGCAAAGAGGATCTCAGGAAGGACATTATGAACCTGGGAGGACAGGTGGTGTCTAGAGTCCACGAGAATTTGGCTGCTGTCATTGCTGATGAGAAAACCATGAAGAAAGGAGCCAAAGCATTTGACAATGCGCAGCTGTATGAAGTCCAAGTTGTCCCCGAGGACTTTGTGGATGAGGCAAAGGACTTTAAGGAGACCCCAATCACTCTCATAACCAAAAAGAATATTGCACCTTGGGGAGGTGATCCTACCACAAGAATTTCTGTCACCATGGAgaaatcatcatcatcatcgcgGGGGAAGAGCATGTACGAGAAGAAATCCTCAGGGAAAGTTAAACTGAGGGTTAAAGGAGGTGGGGCGGTTGATCCTGCGAGTGGGCTTGAAGACGTTGCTGGAATTTACCAGACGGGAAAGGACAAGTACACAGTCACACTGGGTTTGACTGACATACAATCAGGGAAAAACAGTTACTACAAGCTACAGGTACTCAAGCACGATAGACAGGAAAAATACTGGCTGTTCAGAAGCTGGGGGAGGATTGGAACAACTATTGGTGGCGATACGTGCGACGAGCTGGCCGTGGAGAACGCCATAAAAACGTTCAAGACCCTGTATCGAGAGAAATCCGGAAATGAGTGGGAGGCTCGTGAATATTTTGTCAAGTATCCGGGGAAAATGTATCCCATCGATGTCGATGAGGATGATGAATCATCCAATATTGAGAGCCTTGAGTCAGAGATCAAGAGTAAACTCAAAAAACCTGTCCAAGACCTGGTGAAGCTCATATTCGATATCAATCTCATGAAGAAGGTTATGAAGGAGTATGAACTGGATACTGATAAGATGCCATTGGGCAAATTATCGAAGAAGCAGCTGCAGAAGGCTTTTGGAGTATTGAAGGAGGTACAGGAACTATTGACCAAAGGTGATCCTGACAGGGTACTACTGATTGACGCTTCAAACAGGTTTTACACACTTGTGCCACATTCCTTTGGCGTTGGTGAGCCAACGATTTTGGATAATGAGATCCTCATTCAATCGAAATGCCAGATGCTGGATTCACTCATGGAAATGGAAATAGCTTACAACTTGCTCAATGTTAAATCAGAGACTGGAAAGAGTCCTATTGATGCCCATTATGAACAGTTGAATACTGATATCGATGTCTTGGATAGAGAGAGCAAGGAgttcaaaattattgaggaGTATGTCACAAATACTCATGCTGCTACCCACACCATGTACAATCTGGATATTCAGGATGTCTTCGTAATTAAGAGACAGGGGGAGGAGAAGCGATTCAAGCCATTCCGAAAATTACCAAACAGAAAGCTGCTTTGGCACGGTTCCAGAACCACCAATTACGCTGGTATTCTATCTCAGGGATTGAGGATTGCACCACCGGAGGCACCTGTCACTGGTTATATGTTCGGTAAGGGTATTTACTTTGCTGATATGGTGTCCAAGTCAGCGAATTACTGTTGTACCAACAGCCAGAATCCCACTGGACTTCTAATGCTATGTGAGGTAGCCCTTGGAAATATGTATGAGAGACTTCAAGCCGATTATATCGAGAAATTGCCAAAGAATAAGCACTCGACATTTGGTAGGGGACAGACTCATCCTGATCCATCCAAGACTCACGTCATGGAGGATGGACTGGAGGTCCCTTGTGGACCTGGGGTACCTGCTAAACTTCCAGGACCGAGCTCACTGCTCTATAACGAGTATATTGTTTATGATGTTGGGCAAGTCCAGGCTAAATACCTCATTCGCATGAACTTCAAGTACAAAATGTAA
- the LOC135160967 gene encoding DNA-directed RNA polymerase III subunit RPC9 — translation MEVLKENSAYLSNFEVLDILKQIKGNKKHKSRNQLATITYQTVRYLEDTPCKKQNPEKIQEFLKAVEGFKLTKCEKLTLINLCPKTAIEIQLIIEESEDRLSEEQVEALLQVISTYLDEPEEVEEEPGEAE, via the exons ATGGAGGT GTTAAAGGAGAACTCAGCTTACCTCAGTAATTTCGAGGTTCTTGACATCCTCAAACAGAtaaaagggaataaaaaacaCAAGTCGAGGAATCAACTGGCAACGATTACGTACCAGACTGTCAGATACCTGGAGGACACCCCCTGCAAGAAACAGAATCCCGAGAAGATCCAGGAGTTCTTAAAAGCGGTAGAGGGATTCAAGTTaacaaaatgtgaaaaattaacTCTCATCAATCTGTGCCCCAAGACTGCGATAGAAATTCAATTG ATCATAGAGGAGAGTGAAGATCGTCTATCAGAGGAGCAAGTAGAGGCCCTGCTCCAGGTGATCTCAACTTATCTAGACGAGCCCGAGGAGGTGGAGGAAGAGCCAGGAGAGGCAGaatag